The window CAGTCTTTGGCAGGTCATAAAGCGATGACCATGATCTGGACATCAACCGTGCCGCGCCGTTTGATCAATCAGGCCAGTGGCGCTGACGTGACGGCCTCTGTGCCACTGGTTTACCCTTACACGGATTATGTGCAGCAACAGCGTGAATTGGGCGAGGTGACAATCGTCAAACGTAACGGGCAAACGCTCAAGCGGATCGTGCGTTCTGTGACCAGCATAGTTGACCCAGAGCCGGGGCAGGCGCGCGTGGCGACTGTGCCGCGTAAACCGGTCTATTCCAGCCGCTCTACCGCACCCAAGGCTTCAACCCAGGCCACGGCCAAGCGTGTACAGCCCAAGGCTGAAGTGGCTGGTCGCGGTTACGTTCAGGTGGGCCGGTTCTCTGATGCGGCTTCAGCGCAGCGTCAGGCGAAGAAAATCCAGCGGATGGGTCTTCCGGTGCGGATCGGCGTTTCGAACCGCGGTGGTCAAACGTCGCGTCTTGTGATCGCAGGCCCGTTCGCAGGGGAGCGTGATGTGAAACGTGTCATCAACCGCTTGCGCAGTGCAGGGTTCAACGCCACGGCGCGCTAGGAACATTCAACTGTTTAACGGGATGGCCTGTCGGAGAGGATCCGGCGGGCCATTTCTTTTGCCCAAGCGGCATAAATGACGGGTCCGGGATGAAAGCCGTCTTCAGCCATGTCGCGTGAATCCAGCGTCTCGGGGAGGGGCACATAGGCGCAATCAGGCTCAGATTCGATTGCCGTAAGTAGCGCTGCGTCAAACCGCAGGGCGCGCCGCCCCAACAGCCAGCGCAGCGGATCAGGGAGCAGTGGAAAAGCACCAATAGGCGGAACCTGAGATATATAGAGCCGCTGTGCGCCAGTCCGGTCGCGTAGCAACGCGCGCAGTTTACGATGGGAACGGAGCCAACCTACCAGCGGACCACCACGTGTAACATCGTTCACGCCCAAGACGACAATCACTACGTCAAAAGCGCGCAACTCAGCCTCTTCCAAACGCTTTAACGTCGTCGGCGTTGTCGCACCGGTACTGGCGATCAGTTGCCAGTCAACTGTGTGATGTGCAGCAAGGGAAGAGACAAGTTGCCCTGTAAGGGCGCTATCTTGCGTGTCTGTACCCACACCTGCCGCAGAGCTGTCACCGATAATCAGCACTCCAAGATCAGGGCCTTGGCCGCTGCGGCCTTTCCTGGGGCCGCTCGCCTCTGGCAGGCGCAAGGCGCGTTTACGCAGAAGTATCGCTTGAACCAATAAGAGTGGTGAAAGGGCCGCTGCCACCAGCACATCGGCCCGGCTCATCCGCCGCAGATACCTTGCAGGCGCAACCACGTGCTGTCAGCGATGAGCGGTTCGGTATTTTGCCCCTGCATCGGATCGCCTTCAATCAAGGCAAGCACGGTTTCGCCCGTGATATCC is drawn from Sulfitobacter sp. S223 and contains these coding sequences:
- a CDS encoding SGNH/GDSL hydrolase family protein, which produces MSRADVLVAAALSPLLLVQAILLRKRALRLPEASGPRKGRSGQGPDLGVLIIGDSSAAGVGTDTQDSALTGQLVSSLAAHHTVDWQLIASTGATTPTTLKRLEEAELRAFDVVIVVLGVNDVTRGGPLVGWLRSHRKLRALLRDRTGAQRLYISQVPPIGAFPLLPDPLRWLLGRRALRFDAALLTAIESEPDCAYVPLPETLDSRDMAEDGFHPGPVIYAAWAKEMARRILSDRPSR